A single region of the Terriglobales bacterium genome encodes:
- a CDS encoding protein kinase has product MPLTAGLRLGPYEILGALGAGGMGEVYRARDTRLGRDVAVKILSSRLVSGPELRERFEREARTISQLSHPHICPLYDVGRQDDVDFLVMEYLEGETLEHRLMRGPLPADQLLKIAIQVSDALGNAHQHGVVHRDLKPGNVMLTKTGAKLMDFGLAKLRAESAPAVAALAEMVTAPTRKLTVEGTLVGTFQYMAPEQLEGGEVDARSDIFALGAVIYEMAAGRPAFTGKSKASLIAAILSSEPKPLTELQPMTPPALEHLVRTCLAKNPEQRWQTAHDLKLELEWVAEAGSKAGVPAPVLARRKRREWLLWGITLFCFLVALAGLFLAYREHQRVLPIAVRSSIEPPEGQIFAFTGDVAGPPVISPDGTRIVFAASDQSNHQQLWLRSLNSTTPQLIAGTDNATFPFWSPDSRKVGFFADGSLKISDLSGTPPVALINRVVYGRGGAWSRDGRILFSPGFRYGLISIPSTGGAYKDVLSTRDTEFTSFRWPQFMPDGKHFIYLAVHHEKGIESSLFFASLDDPKPKLVMRTSAAARFGSGRLLFMRNTTLMSQKFDPTTGELSGEATPLADQVLWDAGIWRAVFDVSENGIAIHEPGTVAASTRLAWMDRAGKQLSTLDVPTGFQTQSISPDGRYLAVQGNPSTDLWIYDLERGVHSRLTFEPMSRQFPIWSPDGRWVASLTFLPPASFIMRKRADGIGPEEKLLESKAIMAVCDWSPDGKHILYAQATENGAASWIWALPLDGDRKPFPLVQTPFYNAPAVFSPDGKWIAYQSNESGRPEIYVTTFPQPSGKWQVSTNGGYTPKWGRDGKEIFYIASGDTRVTAVPVRAKAGQFTIGEAKPLFRLSGTAQLFSWFEPSTRSDKFLAPAPMGENQPPLTLITNWTAALSK; this is encoded by the coding sequence ATGCCGCTCACGGCTGGCCTACGGTTGGGCCCTTACGAGATCCTGGGCGCACTGGGTGCGGGCGGGATGGGAGAGGTGTACCGTGCCCGCGACACCCGCCTCGGCCGCGACGTCGCCGTCAAGATCCTGAGTTCCAGGCTGGTCTCCGGGCCGGAGTTGCGCGAGCGCTTCGAGCGCGAGGCCCGCACCATCTCCCAGCTTTCCCATCCGCACATCTGCCCGTTGTACGACGTCGGCCGCCAGGACGACGTGGACTTCCTGGTCATGGAGTACCTCGAGGGCGAGACGCTGGAGCATCGTCTGATGCGAGGCCCCTTGCCGGCCGATCAGCTCCTGAAGATCGCTATCCAGGTCTCCGATGCTCTGGGCAATGCGCACCAGCACGGCGTCGTGCACCGCGATCTGAAGCCGGGCAATGTCATGCTCACCAAGACCGGGGCCAAGCTCATGGACTTCGGGCTGGCGAAGCTCCGCGCCGAATCGGCGCCAGCGGTCGCGGCCCTCGCTGAAATGGTGACCGCACCCACCAGGAAGCTCACCGTCGAAGGCACGCTCGTCGGCACCTTCCAGTACATGGCGCCGGAGCAGCTCGAGGGCGGCGAAGTGGACGCGCGTAGCGATATCTTCGCTTTGGGCGCCGTCATTTATGAGATGGCGGCCGGACGGCCCGCCTTTACCGGCAAGAGTAAGGCCAGCCTGATCGCCGCCATTCTGTCCTCCGAGCCGAAGCCCCTCACCGAACTGCAGCCCATGACTCCGCCCGCGCTCGAGCATCTGGTCCGGACTTGCCTGGCCAAAAACCCGGAGCAGCGCTGGCAGACGGCGCACGATCTGAAGCTGGAGCTGGAATGGGTCGCCGAAGCCGGGTCGAAGGCGGGCGTGCCCGCCCCGGTGCTGGCCCGGCGCAAGCGCCGCGAATGGCTGCTTTGGGGCATCACGCTGTTCTGCTTCCTGGTCGCGCTCGCAGGGCTCTTCCTTGCCTACCGCGAACACCAACGCGTGCTGCCCATCGCGGTGCGCTCCTCCATCGAGCCTCCTGAGGGCCAGATCTTCGCCTTCACCGGCGATGTCGCCGGGCCTCCGGTCATCTCGCCCGACGGTACACGCATCGTCTTCGCGGCTTCCGACCAGAGCAACCATCAGCAACTCTGGCTGCGCTCCCTCAACTCGACCACCCCGCAGCTGATCGCCGGCACCGACAATGCCACCTTCCCCTTCTGGTCGCCGGACAGCCGCAAGGTCGGCTTCTTCGCCGACGGCTCTCTGAAGATCAGCGACCTGTCGGGCACCCCGCCGGTCGCGCTCATCAACCGGGTGGTTTATGGCCGGGGCGGCGCATGGAGCCGCGACGGTCGTATCCTGTTCTCCCCGGGGTTCCGCTACGGCCTGATCTCCATCCCGTCCACCGGCGGTGCGTACAAGGACGTGCTGAGCACGCGTGACACTGAGTTCACCTCTTTCCGCTGGCCCCAGTTCATGCCCGACGGCAAGCATTTCATCTACCTGGCCGTGCACCACGAGAAGGGCATCGAGAGTTCGCTGTTCTTCGCCTCGCTCGACGACCCCAAGCCCAAACTGGTGATGCGCACCAGCGCCGCCGCCCGCTTCGGCTCTGGGCGCTTGCTGTTCATGCGCAACACTACCCTGATGTCGCAGAAATTCGACCCCACGACCGGCGAACTCTCCGGCGAAGCCACGCCCCTCGCCGACCAGGTGCTCTGGGACGCCGGCATCTGGCGCGCCGTGTTCGATGTCTCCGAGAACGGCATTGCCATCCACGAACCCGGCACCGTGGCCGCTTCCACGCGCCTCGCCTGGATGGACCGCGCCGGCAAGCAGCTCTCCACCCTCGATGTGCCGACCGGCTTTCAGACCCAGTCCATCTCACCCGACGGAAGATACCTGGCCGTTCAGGGAAATCCTTCGACCGACCTGTGGATCTACGACCTGGAACGAGGCGTTCACAGTCGTCTGACCTTCGAACCCATGAGCCGCCAGTTCCCTATCTGGTCACCCGATGGACGCTGGGTGGCTTCCCTCACCTTTCTTCCTCCCGCCAGTTTCATTATGCGCAAGCGCGCCGACGGCATCGGCCCGGAGGAGAAGCTCCTCGAGAGCAAGGCGATCATGGCCGTGTGTGATTGGTCGCCGGACGGAAAACATATCCTGTATGCCCAGGCGACGGAGAACGGCGCCGCGAGCTGGATCTGGGCCTTGCCCCTCGACGGCGACCGCAAGCCTTTTCCACTGGTACAAACCCCGTTCTACAATGCGCCCGCCGTCTTCTCCCCCGACGGGAAATGGATCGCCTACCAGTCGAACGAATCCGGCCGCCCTGAGATCTACGTCACCACCTTTCCCCAGCCCTCGGGCAAGTGGCAGGTTTCGACCAACGGGGGATACACA